The DNA region CAAAAAACAATGCCAAAATCAAGGAAACGAACATTCAAGACCAAACGAGGTGTTTTAAAACGAATATATCGCAGAGATTTAATTTGAAACCAAAATCGAAAAAACGATTTTGAAAATCAACAAAGTTTTTGAAAGAGTCTAATGGGCTTATTCGAAGTGCTCCAAAAATTTTATAATTGTCAAAAAATAAATTTTTTATCAGAGTTTAGTAGTTCAAATCGATAAGGTTGCGAACTATATCATACGTTTTATACGAATTGTTTTAAAGTTCGTAACCTCTTGCCTGCATAATACTCGATGTTAATGTTGAGAAATTCAATAGCTACTTTTTTTGTTTTCATTTCCTTAGATGATATTGACTTAACGGCAGTGATTTTGGAAATCAAATATGATTTTGGACTGAGATATATGAAGCGTTTCAGAATGTGAGTTTTGAATAGCTAATGGCATCTGTCTTTCTTTTTGCAGTTTTTGTTATTTCTTCATGATAGAAATAATTTACAACAATTGGAGGTTCATCAAAAGGTTGTATGATAGAGTCATTATCCCTAAGATACAGCAATCCTTGATTTTCGCAGTATTCCTTAATTTCATTATTCAGGCTCTTCCAATAGCTCCTATCTTTTTTATTATATGTCAAATCATATAATGGAAATAAATCAGGGTACTTTTCTTTAATATAATTTAAGATGGTTGATTTATACTCGCCCCTCAAGTTTAAATTTTCAAGCCAAATCAAATTGCAATAATCTTTTGTCTTGTTAATAATGGATGGAACATTGGTAATTTCGGGAATCGCAATAATTTTAATATTTATATCAAACTTATATGCATTCCTAATTTGAATCTTGATTATAACTGTTGGCAGTTTTGAAATTTTAGTAATGAAATATAAAAAATATTTAAGTGAATGAAAGATTTATACTCACTAGAAATAAAATTATTCAAAATTCAATCATCAATACTTGGTCTTCTCAATGTTAACATGAATATTGTTCTAGATCCTATGCTAACTGATTTATCTGCAATTCTCTCAAAGTATCTGGCCAGAAAAATAACATCAACAAAATAGGGAATCAACTCATTATTTTTAATCATATTTTCGGTAACTTCATTTAAAATTGAGTCATACATCTCATCGATTCTATCATCATCAATAGGTAATTCTTTTGCTTTATCCAAATCCTGATTTGAAAATACAAAGAACGATTTTTTTAATATAATCAAGGTATAATCTCCCATATACTCCAATTCTTTAAGAATTTTTTCAGGAATGTCTGCACATTGAATGTTTTTAATTAATTTAGCAATTTTTAAACATATATGAGAAATTCTTTTAAAATGGCTTATTACCCGAAGTGTTGATTCGATAAACATCAAATCCTTAGCTAAGGGCTGTTCTGTAGCCATGAATTTAATACATTCTCTTTCTAAATCAATTGTTTTAATATCTATTGTAGTAGAACATTCTTCAATATTTTCAAAATCTGTTTCATCATAGTTTTCAAGCAATCTGACAACAGTTCCAGTTAATTTAATGGTTAAATTTCCTAATTCTTCATAACCTTCTTTAATATTGTTAATTCTATTTTGAAATGTGATGCTTGGAGATTTTTCATTCATTATTATACCCCCTTAATTTAATTTATTATCCGAACCTTCCGGTTATATATTCTTCTGTTTTTTGTTCTTTTGGACTTACAAATATCTGTTCTGTCCTTCCACTTTCAATAATCTCTCCATTTAAGAAAAAGGAAGTGTAATCTGAAACTCTTGATGCCTGTTGCATATTATGCGTTACAATAATGATTGTGTAACCTTTTTTAAGTTCATGAATCAAATCCTCAATTTTTAATGTTGAAATTGGATCTAGAGCAGAACAGGGTTCATCCATTAAAATAACTTCAGGATTATTGGCTATCGTCCTTGCAATACATAATCTTTGTTGTTGACCTCCAGATAATCCCATTGCGGATTTATCAAGTTTATCTTTAACTTCATCCCAAATTGCTGCTGATTTTAAACTTTCCTCAACTCTTTGTTTTATAAAATCTTCATCTTCTTCTCCATGAATTCTTAAACCATAAGCTACATTTTCAAAAATGGATTTTGGAAAAGGATTGGGTTTTTGAAAAACCATTCCTACTTTTCTTCTCAAATCCACAACATCCATTTCAGGAGCATAAACATCTTCATCATCAAGAAGGAGAGTTCCATCACATTTAAATGCTGGTATTAAATCATTCATCCTATTAATTGACCTTAAAAAAGTTGATTTGCCACAACCTGATGGACCGATTAATGCAGTGACTGTGTTTTCAGCTACTTTAAAATTTATGTCTTTAAGAATATGAGCATCTCCGAAATAAGTATTTAAATGCTCAACAGTAATTTTTTCCATAATTAAATCTCCTTACTTTATTTATTTTCCCATCATTTTATTTTGATATCTTTCTGTGAAATAATTAGTTAAAAATGTAATAATCAATACAATAATCACTAGAACGGCTGCAGTTCCAAAGGCATTAGGTAAAGAAATGCCTTCAGTTGCTAAAATATACAAATGAAGCGGCAATGGCCTACCCGGATCGAGTATTGAAATTGGCATGGTAATGGATGAGCCTACAGCATACATTACAGCGGCTGCTTCAGAAATTGCTCTTGTCATTCCCAATATAATTCCAGTGACAATTCCGGAAAGTGCTGCAGGCAGGACAACTTTATAAATGGTCTGCCATTTTGTAGCGCCCAATCCATAACTTCCTTCTGTATATATGCTTGGCACTGAGCGTATAGATACTTCTGAAACTTGAAATATTGTTGGAATCCCCATAATAGCTAAAACTAAACTGGCTGAAAATATGGACCATCCCAAATTTAAAAATATGACAAAAAAAGATAATCCAAACAAACCATACACTATTGAAGGAATTGAAGCTAATATTTCGGCTCCAAAACGTATTATCCTAGTTAATTTTCCATCATTTGCATATTCCACCATATAAATAGCAGCACCTACTCCCAATGGAGTGGATATTAAAACTGAAAGCAAAGTTACATATAAACTTGATACGATTATTGGAAATATCCCGCCTGATGCACCCTGATTTTCAACTTGACCGAAAATAAATTCTAAATTTATTACCGGAAGGCCCTTAATTAAAATATATGCTAAAATAATTACCAGAATTGTTAATGTAATAATTCCTGAAAGTAGAAATATTGAATTCATTATTTTTTGAGAAATTTTTGCAGATATAAAATTAAAATTCATTTTTCATACCTCCTTTTGTATTCATAATGTTCCTCCACCAATATCCATACTGTATTTCCTTTGAATATGATTTGCAATAATTAACAATGAAATAATTACTATAAACAGCACGACTGCAGTAGCAAATAAAGCATTATAATGAATGCCGATTGCATAATTCATTTCCAATGCGATATTTGAGGTCAAAGTTCTAGCAGGACTTAAAATCGATGCTGGTATTTTTGCAACATTGCCTATGACCATTAGTACAGCCAATGTTTCACCCACAGCCCTGCCCATTCCTAAAATAATTGAGGTAATAATGCCCGGCAGTGCTGATGGAAAAACAACTCTACGAATTGTTTGCCAGTTTGTTGCTCCTAAACCTAAAGATGCTTCTTTGTAGTCCTGCGGAACTGCTCTTAATGAATCATAAGAAACCGAAATTATAGTCGGCAAAATCATGATGGACAATATGATTGCTGCAGTAAGTATGCCGAAGCCAGTTCCCCCAAATTGAGATCTTATAAATGGGACTAATAAAATTAGACCAAAAAATCCATAAACAACAGAAGGGATTCCAGATAATGTTTGAATAACGGGTTTTAAAAACTTTCTAACTTTACTGCTTGCAACTTCTGCCATAAATATTGCGCATGAAAGAGATAAAGGAACTGACATTAAAAGTGCAATGAATGTAACATATAATGATCCAATTATCATTGCAAAAACACCAAATTGCCCTTCATTTGGCGCCCAGATATTTCCAAATAAAAATTGGGCGATTCCATATTCCTGTATTGCAGGGAAAGCCTCGATAAATATAAAACTTATTATAAGTAAAATCACCAAACAAGAGAATAATGCAATAATAAACAATGATTTCTCTATTATTGTTTCAGATGTAAGTTTAGACATGTTAAATCCCTCCAGTATAAAAAAATTAAGAATAAAAAAATATAATGAAAACATTAGTTATCATATTTATTTTTTAAATTCCTGTTGTCGGGTTATTTATTTTGATTTGATAATTTTTTCTCCTTTTAAAACATTATCTGCTTCAGTGCTATTTATCCAGTCGATAAAGTCTTTTAAATCACCTGATGGTTCTCCTTTAACAAGGAATAAAAATGGTCTTTTTAATTCATAAGAACCGTCTGCGATACTTTCAGTGCTTGGAGCTACTCCTTCGATACTTAAAGATTTCACATCATCAGACATGTGTGCGAATGAAATAAAACCAATAGCGTTTTCATCTTGTTTGACAGATTGTTTTACAGCTTCAGTTGAACTTTGAACAATGGCATCACTTTTGATTTTTGTATTTCCCATTACAATACTTTTAAATGCATCTAAAGTACCTGATCCCTCTTCACGGACTATAACATGGATTTTACCATCATTTCCACCAACTTCTTTCCAGTTGGTGATTTTTCCGGAAAATATGTCTTTTAATTGGGTACTAGTTAAATCTGATACATCATTATTTCTGTTAACAGCTAATACAATTCCATCCTGACCAAGTTCATATTCT from Methanobrevibacter sp. includes:
- a CDS encoding phosphate uptake regulator PhoU; the protein is MNEKSPSITFQNRINNIKEGYEELGNLTIKLTGTVVRLLENYDETDFENIEECSTTIDIKTIDLERECIKFMATEQPLAKDLMFIESTLRVISHFKRISHICLKIAKLIKNIQCADIPEKILKELEYMGDYTLIILKKSFFVFSNQDLDKAKELPIDDDRIDEMYDSILNEVTENMIKNNELIPYFVDVIFLARYFERIADKSVSIGSRTIFMLTLRRPSIDD
- the pstC gene encoding phosphate ABC transporter permease subunit PstC, whose translation is MSKLTSETIIEKSLFIIALFSCLVILLIISFIFIEAFPAIQEYGIAQFLFGNIWAPNEGQFGVFAMIIGSLYVTFIALLMSVPLSLSCAIFMAEVASSKVRKFLKPVIQTLSGIPSVVYGFFGLILLVPFIRSQFGGTGFGILTAAIILSIMILPTIISVSYDSLRAVPQDYKEASLGLGATNWQTIRRVVFPSALPGIITSIILGMGRAVGETLAVLMVIGNVAKIPASILSPARTLTSNIALEMNYAIGIHYNALFATAVVLFIVIISLLIIANHIQRKYSMDIGGGTL
- a CDS encoding phosphate ABC transporter substrate-binding protein codes for the protein MKKNHRIAVIVIATVLIIMSGILLFSGFGSSERIDIVGSTSVQPVAEKLVEEYKITHPNANINVQGGGSSVGIKSVHEGSAEIGTSSKELDDNEKEGLKEYELGQDGIVLAVNRNNDVSDLTSTQLKDIFSGKITNWKEVGGNDGKIHVIVREEGSGTLDAFKSIVMGNTKIKSDAIVQSSTEAVKQSVKQDENAIGFISFAHMSDDVKSLSIEGVAPSTESIADGSYELKRPFLFLVKGEPSGDLKDFIDWINSTEADNVLKGEKIIKSK
- the pstB gene encoding phosphate ABC transporter ATP-binding protein PstB, which gives rise to MEKITVEHLNTYFGDAHILKDINFKVAENTVTALIGPSGCGKSTFLRSINRMNDLIPAFKCDGTLLLDDEDVYAPEMDVVDLRRKVGMVFQKPNPFPKSIFENVAYGLRIHGEEDEDFIKQRVEESLKSAAIWDEVKDKLDKSAMGLSGGQQQRLCIARTIANNPEVILMDEPCSALDPISTLKIEDLIHELKKGYTIIIVTHNMQQASRVSDYTSFFLNGEIIESGRTEQIFVSPKEQKTEEYITGRFG
- the pstA gene encoding phosphate ABC transporter permease PstA; this encodes MNFNFISAKISQKIMNSIFLLSGIITLTILVIILAYILIKGLPVINLEFIFGQVENQGASGGIFPIIVSSLYVTLLSVLISTPLGVGAAIYMVEYANDGKLTRIIRFGAEILASIPSIVYGLFGLSFFVIFLNLGWSIFSASLVLAIMGIPTIFQVSEVSIRSVPSIYTEGSYGLGATKWQTIYKVVLPAALSGIVTGIILGMTRAISEAAAVMYAVGSSITMPISILDPGRPLPLHLYILATEGISLPNAFGTAAVLVIIVLIITFLTNYFTERYQNKMMGK